A stretch of Kosmotoga arenicorallina S304 DNA encodes these proteins:
- a CDS encoding SMR family transporter has protein sequence MLYLVLATLCSVSIILFLRFSEGINLNRYAVTSANYLTASAITLFLVIKSGVFLSPEGLKSFFSESGNVFMNSRIFSELASTWWALFLGVVAGSFFFLAFIYYQKSLKENGVAVTGVIGKLSVVVLPPLLAMVLWLEIPDVVRVVGMVFAVISIILSGRSTERIRWKPGITVTLFFIFSGGAEFFNKLFQKYAVLSVRPLFLFSVFFSAFLISIPFIMKRGKPKGIEIGIGFAVGVPNLFSSFFLISALNSIPASVAFPLYGIGSLVLISIGGMLFFNEFLDKKGWLMMVSAVVSITLLSGGI, from the coding sequence ATGCTTTATCTCGTATTGGCTACTTTGTGCAGTGTTTCCATTATTCTGTTCCTTCGTTTCAGCGAGGGAATAAACCTGAACAGATATGCAGTTACCAGCGCTAATTATCTAACGGCTTCTGCAATCACGCTTTTTCTGGTTATTAAAAGTGGTGTTTTTTTGAGCCCTGAGGGATTAAAGAGCTTTTTTAGTGAATCAGGAAATGTTTTTATGAATTCCCGAATATTTTCTGAGCTTGCTTCAACATGGTGGGCGCTTTTTCTTGGTGTTGTCGCGGGAAGCTTCTTTTTTCTCGCCTTTATTTATTATCAAAAGAGTTTGAAAGAGAATGGTGTAGCTGTTACAGGAGTAATCGGGAAGCTTAGCGTCGTGGTACTGCCTCCTTTGCTTGCAATGGTTTTGTGGCTTGAAATCCCTGATGTGGTGCGTGTGGTCGGAATGGTATTTGCTGTTATCTCAATAATACTCAGCGGAAGGAGCACAGAAAGGATTCGCTGGAAGCCGGGAATTACCGTTACTCTCTTTTTCATATTTTCCGGTGGCGCGGAATTTTTCAATAAGCTCTTTCAAAAATATGCAGTTCTTTCAGTAAGACCTTTATTCCTTTTCTCGGTCTTTTTTTCGGCTTTTTTGATCAGCATCCCTTTTATCATGAAAAGAGGCAAACCAAAGGGGATAGAAATCGGAATTGGTTTTGCGGTAGGGGTCCCAAATTTGTTCTCTTCTTTTTTTCTTATCTCGGCATTGAATTCCATACCAGCCTCTGTTGCCTTTCCTCTCTATGGTATTGGCAGCCTTGTTCTAATCAGTATCGGTGGAATGCTCTTTTTCAATGAGTTTCTCGATAAAAAAGGCTGGCTTATGATGGTAAGCGCTGTGGTTTCAATAACCCTGCTAAGCGGGGGAATTTAA
- a CDS encoding restriction endonuclease, whose translation MDFDISLISDYLLIYVLPPLVVVWIILLLLLYRKRKIRLVKKSMSLIDNLEGKDFERFLLFLFRKLGYKANLTGRGKDQGADLIIKKGLFRTAVQAKRYNHTVGNAAVQQVYASKKVYNCRKAMVVTNNRFTREARELARKTGVVLWDREKLIRVMIKASITPKIVGKVIMNRGDGI comes from the coding sequence GTGGATTTCGACATTTCTTTGATTTCTGATTATCTGTTGATTTATGTGCTTCCTCCCCTGGTAGTTGTCTGGATAATTCTGCTTTTGCTTCTGTATCGTAAAAGAAAAATCAGGCTTGTGAAAAAAAGCATGTCTTTAATTGATAATCTTGAAGGAAAGGATTTCGAGAGATTTCTGCTTTTTCTGTTTAGAAAGCTCGGTTACAAAGCAAATCTTACAGGTCGCGGCAAGGATCAGGGAGCTGATTTGATAATAAAGAAAGGGCTTTTCCGTACAGCAGTTCAGGCGAAAAGATACAATCATACAGTCGGTAACGCTGCGGTACAACAGGTATACGCTTCTAAAAAGGTTTACAATTGCCGCAAAGCAATGGTCGTAACTAACAACCGATTTACTCGCGAAGCCAGAGAGCTGGCCAGGAAAACAGGAGTGGTCCTATGGGATAGAGAAAAACTCATAAGGGTTATGATCAAAGCGAGCATTACACCAAAAATTGTGGGAAAGGTCATAATGAATAGAGGTGATGGCATATAG
- a CDS encoding HD domain-containing phosphohydrolase: MLLISIPLFAGNTLLVGIYQNAPLNYMDGNTPRGFFVDLVTDWALASGYELSFVYGEFPDLLRKIKNNEIDLLLNVAKSPEREKFMAFNDTSLFTNYGVVIVKSTSNIISIPQLSGKKIGVLIKDIHETFLDKFLTMENITVKKVYYQSYEEVVNAVIIGDVDAGLVNYSLSIYYLNNGLGLKTAIEKLGPADLYIGLSKKRQELKASLDSFFQGQLKDKGSTYYSVLEKWFGKYLMPSTDEEKTKRLLTVSIIIIGISTLGTLVAVFSYRVIKSRLHQSEIHVEEPNKLLLDAVATFADMNPNVSDRIFFEKLLDLALEFIPEADSGCVSTVSDGVWKFKAVRGYDSSLYDLEIPAEYLIKAKEKAIIVKNISDYNEEELPKEYQKAFTKAGASKIKATLMVGYYINGEYLGNISLDTKKGIQFSESSRMKLEYLGKIASQFFRMKQITELENQAKEEVIYALVRALETGDPYTSGHSVRVANYAIMLGKKLNLNEDELNTLKWAALLHDIGKIGVPREILLKTGKLNAYELQIIREHVKTGVDMLKDFHSLKKMIPIIATHHECWDGKGYPEGLKGEEIPLLSRILSIVDAYDAMRSNRPYRAPMSFEEALEEIIKNAGTQFDPQIVRVFVEYVHEIDLTLSMEEG; this comes from the coding sequence ATGCTTCTAATAAGCATTCCTTTATTTGCTGGCAATACACTTCTTGTTGGTATATATCAAAATGCCCCGTTAAACTATATGGATGGAAACACCCCTAGGGGATTCTTTGTAGATCTTGTCACCGACTGGGCTTTGGCGTCTGGATATGAGCTTAGCTTTGTTTATGGGGAATTTCCTGATTTGCTCAGAAAGATAAAAAACAATGAAATTGATTTGCTTCTAAATGTTGCAAAATCGCCTGAGCGTGAAAAATTTATGGCCTTCAACGATACTTCTCTTTTCACTAATTATGGAGTTGTAATTGTTAAGAGTACTTCTAATATTATTTCAATTCCACAGCTCTCTGGCAAAAAGATAGGCGTGCTCATAAAGGACATCCACGAAACCTTTCTGGATAAGTTCCTTACCATGGAAAATATCACTGTCAAAAAAGTTTATTACCAGTCTTACGAGGAAGTCGTAAATGCTGTGATAATAGGAGATGTTGATGCTGGTTTGGTGAATTATAGCTTGAGCATTTACTACCTGAATAATGGTCTTGGCTTGAAGACGGCTATTGAAAAACTTGGTCCGGCAGACCTCTATATCGGGCTGAGCAAAAAACGTCAGGAGCTCAAAGCTTCTCTGGATAGTTTTTTTCAGGGACAATTAAAAGACAAAGGAAGCACTTATTACTCAGTTCTTGAGAAATGGTTCGGTAAATATCTTATGCCTTCGACTGATGAAGAAAAAACAAAGCGATTGCTGACTGTTAGCATTATAATTATCGGTATCTCTACGCTTGGAACGCTAGTAGCTGTCTTTTCTTATCGGGTTATAAAATCAAGACTCCATCAAAGTGAAATACACGTTGAGGAGCCCAACAAGCTCCTCCTTGATGCAGTTGCAACATTTGCAGATATGAATCCAAATGTATCCGATCGCATATTCTTTGAAAAATTGCTAGATCTCGCACTTGAATTCATTCCTGAGGCTGATAGCGGATGTGTTTCCACTGTTTCTGATGGGGTATGGAAATTCAAGGCTGTGAGAGGATATGACAGTTCGCTGTATGATCTGGAAATTCCTGCAGAATATTTGATCAAGGCAAAAGAAAAAGCAATCATTGTAAAAAATATCTCTGACTACAACGAAGAAGAATTACCGAAAGAATACCAAAAAGCTTTTACAAAGGCCGGAGCTTCGAAAATCAAAGCTACTTTGATGGTTGGTTATTATATCAACGGAGAATATCTTGGAAACATAAGTCTTGATACTAAAAAAGGGATACAGTTTTCAGAGAGTTCTAGGATGAAACTTGAATACCTTGGAAAAATCGCTTCTCAATTTTTCAGAATGAAACAGATTACTGAGCTGGAAAACCAAGCAAAAGAGGAAGTTATTTACGCCCTTGTAAGGGCTCTTGAAACAGGTGATCCCTATACAAGCGGCCATAGTGTTCGTGTGGCTAACTATGCTATTATGCTTGGAAAAAAGTTGAATTTGAATGAGGATGAACTCAATACACTAAAATGGGCTGCGTTGTTGCATGATATCGGGAAGATAGGTGTACCGAGAGAGATTTTGTTAAAAACCGGAAAATTGAATGCTTACGAATTGCAAATAATAAGGGAACATGTAAAAACCGGTGTGGATATGTTAAAGGACTTTCACTCTCTAAAGAAAATGATTCCCATTATCGCCACGCATCATGAGTGCTGGGATGGCAAGGGATACCCTGAAGGTCTCAAAGGCGAGGAAATTCCTTTGCTGTCGCGAATCCTTTCGATTGTCGATGCGTACGATGCAATGAGAAGCAACAGGCCATATAGAGCACCTATGAGCTTCGAAGAAGCTCTCGAAGAAATCATAAAAAACGCTGGAACTCAGTTTGACCCGCAAATAGTAAGGGTGTTTGTTGAATATGTCCATGAAATAGATTTAACCCTTTCTATGGAGGAAGGCTGA
- a CDS encoding metal ABC transporter substrate-binding protein has translation MKFISIVFMIIFITSSIFPLNIITTVNPYYLLLKEITAGADNVSLLIEPGQNPHVYSPNVEDIRKLSSADLIIANGFDLESFLIEKLNWLEHSGKRVIFVSTYIDEVLRSSSDSKSNEDHINPHIWLGFSLLTEYIIPGLTNDLSKIEPSKAGLYSENAQKLINNLRDMHRDLSEYLLPLSGKKVLMSHPSFYYFFRDFGIDTVSLFEGHGDEPTISELKDIIKAAKSGEFIAAFGEYQQNNKSIEIVIKETGIDNSELDPLGIGRKDFEDFLKWNINRITEVINVH, from the coding sequence ATGAAATTTATATCCATTGTGTTCATGATAATATTTATCACTTCTTCAATATTCCCTTTGAACATAATCACCACTGTAAATCCATATTATTTGCTCTTAAAAGAAATCACTGCCGGAGCTGATAATGTCAGCTTACTGATAGAGCCCGGTCAGAATCCGCATGTATATTCACCCAATGTGGAAGACATTCGAAAACTTTCAAGCGCTGATCTCATAATCGCCAACGGATTTGATCTGGAAAGCTTTTTGATTGAAAAATTGAATTGGCTTGAACATTCAGGGAAAAGGGTTATTTTTGTTTCCACTTATATTGATGAAGTACTTCGTTCGTCATCGGATTCTAAATCAAATGAAGACCATATAAACCCGCACATATGGCTGGGATTTTCCTTGCTCACCGAATATATAATTCCCGGTTTAACCAATGATTTATCCAAGATAGAGCCATCAAAGGCCGGCTTATACAGCGAAAATGCGCAAAAACTCATAAACAATTTGAGGGACATGCATAGGGATTTATCAGAATACTTACTTCCCCTTTCTGGTAAAAAAGTTTTGATGTCGCACCCGAGTTTTTATTATTTCTTCCGTGATTTTGGGATTGATACTGTTTCACTTTTTGAAGGCCACGGTGACGAACCGACTATCTCCGAATTGAAAGATATAATCAAAGCAGCGAAAAGTGGGGAATTCATCGCAGCTTTCGGGGAATACCAGCAAAACAACAAATCTATCGAGATAGTGATTAAAGAAACCGGAATTGATAATTCCGAACTTGACCCCCTTGGCATAGGGAGAAAAGATTTTGAGGATTTTCTGAAGTGGAATATCAATCGGATAACGGAGGTCATAAATGTCCACTGA
- a CDS encoding patatin-like phospholipase family protein — protein MRKALVLGGGGAKGAAHVGVIRALEKAGFRPDFIVGVSIGAVVGAGYALLGDASLLWQYSIKVYKKALKFFPFDFSDLDRKYSLFFAKLGCWYMSSRISALPSWIYFGIFRHYLKRFRFEDLKIPFCCIACDLNSGEDVFLSSGRLLEAVEASMSIPGIFPPIKLQGRLLVDGGTLNNLPVSAARKLGAEYVVAVDLMEKQHNPRKPETSNQILSVINKAIMEKLSNLRREEAKADLLITPPVSHVGTLEFRKSFELMESSYTYTKGLLKKREIRV, from the coding sequence ATGAGAAAAGCCCTTGTACTTGGTGGAGGCGGAGCGAAAGGCGCAGCACATGTAGGAGTGATAAGAGCCCTTGAAAAAGCAGGGTTTAGACCCGATTTTATCGTTGGGGTCAGTATAGGGGCTGTTGTTGGCGCTGGCTATGCTCTTTTAGGGGATGCTTCGTTATTATGGCAATACTCTATTAAGGTTTACAAAAAGGCTTTGAAATTCTTCCCTTTTGATTTTTCTGATCTTGATCGTAAGTATTCTCTTTTTTTCGCTAAACTTGGTTGTTGGTATATGTCTTCAAGGATATCCGCATTACCATCGTGGATTTATTTTGGCATCTTCAGGCATTATTTGAAGAGATTCCGCTTTGAAGATTTGAAAATACCCTTTTGCTGTATTGCTTGTGACTTAAATAGCGGAGAGGATGTTTTTCTTTCTTCTGGAAGACTTCTGGAAGCAGTAGAGGCTTCTATGTCTATTCCGGGAATTTTTCCACCTATAAAGCTGCAAGGAAGATTGTTGGTAGATGGGGGAACGTTGAATAACCTGCCTGTTTCCGCTGCCAGAAAACTTGGAGCCGAATATGTTGTGGCAGTGGACCTGATGGAAAAACAGCATAACCCAAGGAAACCTGAAACTTCAAACCAAATTCTTTCGGTTATCAACAAAGCAATAATGGAGAAATTGTCAAACCTGCGTCGAGAAGAAGCAAAAGCCGATCTCCTCATTACTCCACCGGTTTCGCATGTTGGTACTTTGGAGTTTAGAAAATCCTTTGAATTAATGGAAAGCTCTTACACTTATACAAAAGGCTTACTAAAAAAGAGGGAGATAAGAGTATGA
- a CDS encoding metal ABC transporter ATP-binding protein: protein MSTDVILKIENLNYNVGRNQILQNISFEIKRGEFVGLIGPNGAGKSTLVKAIIGELEGYQGKVEVKGKIGYLPQQKEFERDFPISVKDAVAMGLYRKKGPLRFFNSADWQKVKDLLTIVGAEELYGRKIGVLSGGEYQRIMLARALAAEPEILILDEPEAGIDEMGKASFYQLLSGLKKEKGLTLLMVSHDIGLVFDSCDRIMCLNKTLHCHKSTHEVSPEDLQVIFSPDFDLLIRGKDHLHKEHEL, encoded by the coding sequence ATGTCCACTGATGTTATTTTGAAAATCGAGAACCTGAACTATAATGTGGGAAGAAACCAAATTTTACAGAACATCTCTTTTGAGATAAAGCGTGGTGAATTTGTTGGGCTCATAGGTCCAAATGGTGCGGGCAAATCCACGCTTGTTAAAGCCATCATAGGAGAATTGGAAGGCTATCAGGGGAAGGTAGAAGTTAAAGGAAAAATCGGTTATCTTCCCCAGCAAAAAGAATTCGAGAGAGATTTTCCCATATCCGTAAAAGACGCCGTGGCTATGGGGCTTTACCGGAAAAAGGGACCACTGAGATTTTTCAATAGTGCCGATTGGCAAAAAGTGAAGGACCTACTGACAATTGTAGGCGCAGAGGAACTTTATGGTAGAAAAATCGGAGTCCTCTCTGGCGGTGAATATCAGCGGATTATGCTCGCGAGAGCTCTTGCAGCAGAACCCGAAATTCTGATTCTTGACGAACCGGAAGCAGGTATCGATGAAATGGGCAAGGCTTCCTTTTACCAGCTGCTCAGTGGTTTAAAAAAAGAAAAGGGGCTAACCTTGCTTATGGTGAGCCATGACATAGGACTCGTTTTTGATTCCTGTGACCGCATAATGTGCCTGAACAAAACCCTTCATTGTCACAAGAGCACTCACGAAGTATCGCCGGAAGATTTGCAGGTCATTTTTTCTCCTGACTTTGACTTATTGATAAGAGGAAAAGACCATTTGCATAAGGAGCATGAGCTATGA
- a CDS encoding SDH family Clp fold serine proteinase, whose translation MMDIGTLIFQIFWMIFIISMFVPFLRSVNLKGTRLAAIRELENKRKSRVITLIHRQETMSFFGLRMNKFIDIEDSEEVLRAIKLTPDDMPIDFIIHTPGGLVLAAEQIARALKKHKGKVTVFVPHYAMSGGTLIALSADEIIMDDNAVLGPLDPQIGQYPAASILSVVKTKDKNNVDDETMILADISKKAIEQMKKFVKDLLLEKMDEEKAEELSEKLCSGIWTHDYPITVEDAQALGLKVNSEMPEEIYSLMNHYKQTEQRRPSVQYVPLPYRKSDNQKD comes from the coding sequence TTGATGGATATAGGTACGCTAATATTCCAGATTTTCTGGATGATATTCATAATCAGCATGTTTGTACCTTTCCTCCGCTCTGTCAACTTAAAAGGAACAAGATTGGCCGCCATAAGGGAACTTGAAAACAAAAGGAAAAGCCGGGTGATTACCCTTATCCACAGGCAGGAAACGATGAGTTTCTTTGGATTGAGAATGAATAAATTTATCGATATTGAAGATTCTGAAGAAGTGCTCAGGGCAATTAAATTAACTCCGGATGATATGCCCATCGATTTCATCATACATACACCCGGAGGTCTTGTTCTGGCAGCCGAGCAAATCGCAAGAGCTTTAAAGAAACACAAAGGCAAAGTGACAGTCTTTGTCCCCCATTATGCCATGTCTGGCGGTACATTGATCGCCCTTTCTGCTGACGAGATTATAATGGACGATAACGCAGTTCTTGGACCTTTAGACCCACAAATTGGGCAATATCCAGCCGCCTCAATCTTGAGCGTAGTGAAAACCAAGGATAAAAACAACGTCGATGATGAAACGATGATACTGGCAGACATTTCGAAAAAAGCCATTGAACAGATGAAAAAGTTCGTAAAGGATCTTCTCCTTGAGAAGATGGACGAAGAAAAAGCGGAAGAACTTTCCGAAAAGCTCTGTTCTGGAATATGGACCCATGATTATCCTATTACTGTCGAAGATGCTCAAGCGCTTGGGCTAAAGGTGAACTCAGAAATGCCAGAGGAAATATACTCGTTAATGAACCATTACAAGCAGACTGAACAGCGCAGGCCTTCAGTACAATATGTTCCATTGCCTTACAGAAAATCAGACAATCAAAAAGATTAA
- a CDS encoding BaiN/RdsA family NAD(P)/FAD-dependent oxidoreductase yields the protein MQRYDLIIIGAGPAGLFAAISAASCNLSVLVLEKKENPGKKLLISGSGKCNFTHTGTPEELILHYYEGNRFVKPAIYAFDNKSLIEYFRKMGIPSVVTENGKVFPATFRASDVLNALVENTKRRGAKIRERCPVIGVKKSAEGFVVKTTTGIYESRTLLIATGGKSYPWTGSEGDGYLIAETLGHDIVNPEPALTPLFVEGFPLRNLSGLSFKSARVSLLRDGKKVIERTEPLLITHKGFSGPAILHLSRDAQRGDEILVNFLDVASEELENCLLDQKHKLVRRRLREFGYPLSLIDKAMQICKVLPKRKLSELPKAKRKCLIKTLTAYRERINKAGFQLAMVTKGGISLREVNPKTMESRKIRGLYFAGEVLNIDGETGGYNIQFAFSSAYLAVKAICHHLYSL from the coding sequence ATGCAAAGATACGATCTGATTATAATCGGGGCAGGGCCTGCAGGTTTATTTGCAGCTATAAGCGCTGCTTCTTGCAACCTGTCCGTTCTCGTACTTGAAAAGAAAGAAAATCCCGGGAAAAAGCTTCTTATATCAGGTTCTGGAAAATGCAACTTCACCCACACCGGTACACCTGAAGAGCTCATACTCCATTATTATGAAGGAAATAGATTCGTCAAGCCAGCGATTTATGCTTTTGATAACAAAAGCCTTATCGAATATTTCAGGAAAATGGGAATTCCTTCTGTTGTTACAGAAAATGGTAAGGTATTTCCTGCAACATTCAGAGCGTCTGATGTCCTGAATGCCCTTGTGGAAAACACAAAAAGAAGGGGAGCCAAAATCAGAGAAAGATGCCCTGTCATTGGTGTCAAAAAAAGCGCGGAAGGGTTTGTAGTAAAAACCACTACCGGAATCTATGAATCCCGTACACTTCTCATTGCAACCGGTGGGAAGTCCTATCCCTGGACGGGTTCTGAAGGAGATGGCTATCTCATTGCTGAAACACTTGGACATGACATTGTTAATCCCGAACCTGCATTGACCCCTCTTTTCGTTGAAGGTTTTCCTTTGAGAAATCTATCGGGCCTTTCCTTCAAGTCAGCAAGGGTTTCCCTCTTGAGAGACGGGAAGAAAGTCATAGAAAGAACAGAACCTCTTTTAATTACTCATAAAGGTTTTTCAGGCCCTGCAATACTCCACCTTTCAAGAGATGCTCAAAGAGGGGATGAAATACTGGTCAATTTTCTTGACGTTGCTTCAGAAGAACTTGAAAACTGCCTGCTGGATCAAAAGCATAAGCTCGTCAGAAGAAGACTGAGGGAATTTGGTTACCCGTTAAGCCTTATAGATAAAGCAATGCAAATCTGCAAAGTTTTACCAAAAAGAAAATTAAGCGAATTGCCAAAAGCAAAACGAAAATGCCTGATAAAAACACTTACGGCATATAGAGAAAGAATAAACAAGGCAGGCTTTCAACTTGCAATGGTGACAAAAGGTGGAATAAGCCTGAGAGAAGTCAATCCGAAAACCATGGAGTCAAGAAAAATTAGAGGGCTCTACTTTGCAGGCGAGGTTTTGAATATCGATGGGGAAACCGGTGGCTACAACATCCAGTTCGCCTTTTCTTCTGCATATCTTGCGGTAAAAGCTATATGCCATCACCTCTATTCATTATGA
- a CDS encoding Fur family transcriptional regulator — protein MILKGLTKLRKEILKLIENSEVPLCADEIFENLEKKPNLSSVYRGLCYLEDKGMIKSISFDGNTRYFFMATEHSNHYLYCKTCGKLEVFDICFADRIQKELEKKHDYKILDHIFYFVGICSECRKK, from the coding sequence ATGATTTTGAAAGGGCTCACTAAACTCAGAAAGGAAATATTGAAGCTGATTGAAAATTCGGAAGTTCCTCTATGTGCCGATGAGATATTTGAAAACCTTGAAAAAAAGCCCAACCTTTCAAGTGTATATCGCGGTCTTTGTTATCTGGAAGATAAAGGAATGATTAAGTCCATATCATTTGATGGAAATACGAGATATTTCTTCATGGCGACAGAACATTCAAATCATTATTTATATTGCAAGACTTGCGGAAAGCTGGAAGTTTTTGATATATGCTTTGCCGACAGAATTCAGAAAGAACTTGAAAAAAAGCACGACTATAAAATCCTCGACCATATATTCTATTTCGTGGGCATTTGTTCAGAATGCCGTAAGAAATAA
- a CDS encoding patatin-like phospholipase domain-containing protein — MNLHAGGFGLSGLMAIPHIREYLRKEKTTGIILNGIAGLYTVSIREFDKRKAAEVVMDFLETFENSLKVMERTYAGNCKKSTTYRKEIAYCAHWTTAGHLVNWESFRWFESFSNTVYSGIYIELLDLVEKRPLLFSGTAKAMAQASVAFPGLFPPLGGRYVSTTYYTQIPVSFVEDGDTVILNLLKPDASPQNANQILTRVLQLRQTALAKELLSKKKIKTLHPEGQINWDKLKDENFLSEIFCY, encoded by the coding sequence ATGAATCTTCACGCTGGAGGGTTTGGTCTTTCGGGACTTATGGCAATTCCGCACATACGTGAATATTTACGAAAAGAGAAAACAACGGGAATTATCCTGAACGGCATTGCGGGCTTGTACACTGTTTCTATCAGGGAATTTGACAAAAGAAAAGCCGCGGAAGTCGTCATGGATTTTTTAGAAACATTTGAAAATTCCCTCAAGGTCATGGAAAGAACTTATGCTGGGAATTGTAAAAAAAGCACTACCTATAGAAAAGAAATAGCCTACTGTGCTCATTGGACGACTGCCGGCCATCTGGTTAACTGGGAAAGTTTTCGCTGGTTTGAATCTTTCTCAAACACGGTTTATTCCGGCATCTATATCGAACTCCTAGATTTAGTGGAGAAAAGGCCACTCCTTTTTAGTGGGACTGCAAAGGCCATGGCACAGGCCTCTGTTGCTTTTCCGGGGCTTTTTCCCCCGCTCGGTGGGAGATATGTGAGCACAACGTACTACACACAAATTCCCGTCTCATTTGTTGAAGATGGCGATACGGTAATCCTGAACTTGCTGAAGCCCGATGCTTCTCCACAAAATGCCAACCAGATACTCACCCGGGTGCTTCAACTCAGACAAACCGCTTTGGCCAAAGAATTACTCAGCAAAAAGAAAATAAAAACCCTCCATCCGGAGGGTCAAATAAACTGGGATAAACTCAAAGATGAGAACTTTCTTTCAGAAATATTTTGTTATTAA
- a CDS encoding metal ABC transporter permease: protein MSFFQDMLVFEFLKNAFLASILVSILTALFSTVVVLRKIEFIGDGAAHASFGGLALGFLIGINSTLIAAISAVAFAITISYFSQKRRVSENSMIGILLPLSMALGVIFLSFVKGYTPDVMSYLFGNILLVSKTDVVLLSILVVAAILFFLLFHREIVYYSFDEIMAKHFGVNTKLIHYSVLIGISLSIVASVKIAGIILVTAFLVTPAATAKLMAKTFRSMVAFAVSLSIGASFCGMILAYYLSIPPGSAIVVVLFVEFLVIYSFTKRKKA from the coding sequence ATGAGCTTTTTTCAGGATATGCTTGTCTTCGAGTTTTTGAAAAACGCATTTTTGGCCAGCATACTGGTAAGCATTTTAACAGCTTTGTTTTCAACGGTTGTAGTTTTAAGGAAAATAGAGTTCATAGGCGATGGGGCAGCTCACGCATCCTTTGGAGGTCTTGCCCTTGGATTCTTAATTGGAATCAATAGCACTCTCATAGCTGCTATCTCTGCGGTTGCTTTTGCAATAACCATAAGCTATTTCAGCCAAAAAAGGCGCGTTTCGGAAAACAGCATGATAGGCATCTTGCTTCCGTTATCAATGGCACTGGGAGTTATTTTCCTCTCTTTCGTCAAAGGCTACACACCCGATGTAATGAGCTATCTCTTCGGAAACATCTTGCTCGTTTCAAAGACTGATGTAGTGCTTTTGTCAATACTTGTCGTTGCTGCAATATTATTCTTCTTGCTTTTTCACCGGGAAATTGTTTATTATTCCTTTGATGAAATTATGGCTAAGCATTTTGGTGTCAATACTAAACTCATACATTATTCGGTGCTTATAGGTATCTCTTTGAGTATCGTGGCATCTGTAAAAATTGCCGGGATAATTCTTGTAACTGCATTCCTTGTAACTCCTGCGGCCACAGCTAAATTGATGGCGAAAACATTCAGGAGCATGGTTGCATTCGCTGTTAGCTTGAGTATAGGTGCCTCTTTCTGTGGTATGATTTTAGCCTACTACCTCAGCATTCCACCGGGATCAGCTATTGTCGTTGTGCTCTTTGTGGAATTCCTGGTTATATATTCTTTTACAAAAAGAAAGAAAGCTTGA